TGCTCGAGGACATCCCGGGAATGGAGCGGTACCGCTCGCTCACCAGGTCGGTGGACCAGGCGCTCCGCGACGCCGCGTACTGACCGCCGTCGCGGATGCCGCCGCCCGCGGCATCCGCTGCTGTGCGGTATCCGCACGTCGGCGGGGCAGCGCGGCCAGGCTGCAACGTAGATGCAACCGGATGCAACGTTGCCCGTCCTAGCTTCGACGCAACTCACCCGCGACGACGGACGTCGCGGCCGCAGTCGAAGGAGACAGCAATGACCATCGTCGAAGAAGGCGTCTCGAGCGTCTACGCCGCCCCGGGCGAGCGCGGCAGCGTCGCCCAGTACCGTTCCCGCTACGGCCACTTCATCGGCGGCGAGTGGGTCGAGCCGATCAAGGGCCAGTACTTCGAGAACATCACCCCCGTCACCGGCAAGCCGTTCGTCGAGGTCGGCCGCGGCACCGTCGAGGACATCGACCGGGCCGTCGAGGTCGCGTGGAAGGCGTTCGAGTCCTACAAGCGCACCACCGCCGCCGAGCGGGCGATCATGCTCAACAAGATCGCAGACCGCATGGAGGAGAACCTCGAGAAGATCGCCGTCGCCGAGACGTGGGAGAACGGCAAGCCGGTGCGCGAGACCCTCGCCGCCGACATCCCGCTCGCGATCGACCACTTCCGCTACTTCGCCGGCGTGCTGCGCGCCCAGGAGGGTTCGCTCAGCGAGATCGACGGCGACACGATCGCGTACCACTTCCACGAGCCGCTCGGCGTGGTCGGCCAGATCATCCCGTGGAACTTCCCGATCCTCATGGCGACGTGGAAGCTCGCCCCCGCGCTCGCCGCGGGCAACTGCGTCGTGCTCAAGCCCGCCGAGCAGACGCCGGCGTCGATCCTGTTCCTGATGGAGCTGATCGAGGACCTCATCCCGGCCGGTGTCATCAACATCGTCAACGGCTTCGGCATCGAGGCGGGGGCGCCCCTCGCGCAGCACAAGCGCATCCGCAAGGTCGCCTTCACGGGTGAGACCACGACGGGCCGCCTCATCATGCAGTACGCGTCGCAGAACCTGATCCCGGTCACGCTCGAGCTCGGGGGCAAGTCCGCGAACGTGTTCTTCGAGGACGTGTGCCGCGCGAACGACGACTACTACGACAAGGCGCTCGAGGGCTTCACGTTCTTCGCGCTCAACCAGGGCGAGGTCTGCACGTGCCCGTCGCGGGCGCTCATCCAGCGGTCGGTGTACGACCAGTTCCTCGGCGATGGCCTCGACCGCGTCGCGAAGATCAAGCAGGGCAATCCGCTCGACCCCGAGACGATGATCGGCGCGCAGGCGTCGAACGACCAGCTCGAGAAGATCCTGTCGTACATCCAGATCGGCAAGGACGGCGGGGCGAAGCTGCTCGCCGGCGGCGAGCGGGTCGACCTCGGCGGCGAACTGTCGGGCGGGTACTACGTCGCCCCGACGGTGTTCGAGGGCACCAACGACATGCGGATCTTCCAGGAGGAGATCTTCGGGCCCGTGGTCTCGGTCACGAGCTTCGACGACTTCGACGACGCGATCGGCATCGCCAACGACACGCTGTACGGCCTCGGCGCCGGTGTCTGGAGCCGCTCGGGAGACACCGCCTACCGCGCCGGCCGCGCCATCGAGGCCGGCCGCGTCTGGACGAACACGTACCACCAGTACCCCGCGCACGCGGCGTTCGGCGGGTACAAGCAGTCCGGCATCGGCCGCGAGAACCACCTGAAGATGCTCGACCACTACCAGCAGACGAAGAACCTGCTGGTGTCGTACGCCGAAGGCGCGATGGGCTTCTTCTAAACAGCACGGCGGGCGCCCCAGTCCCCAGCGAAGGCGCCCGCCACCGTGCCGCAACGCAGGAGATCCGGGCCGTGGATCGGCGGATCCGGCCGCAGGACCTCCTTTCCTCCTGCGTTGCGGCACACCCCTCCCTTGGAAAGGTGACCCCATGCCCACGCCCACGCGCGTCGCCGTGACGGACGACGCCGCAGCCCTGCTGCGGCAGCTGACCGCCCAGCACGGCAAGCTGATGTTCCACCAGTCAGGCGGATGCTGCGACGGCTCAGCCCCCATGTGCTATCCGATCGGCATGTTCATGACCGGCCCGAGCGATGTGATGCTCGGCACGATCGAGGTCGGCCTCGACGACCCGATCGAGGTCTACATGTCGGAGTCGCAGTTCGAGTACTGGAAGTACACGCACCTCACGATCGACGTCGTCCCCGGCCGCGGCGCCGGCTTCAGCGTCGAGGGCCCCACCGGCATGCGGTTCATCATCCGGTCTCGGATGCTGGACGACGTCGAGCTGGAGCACTTCGGGCTGAAGGAGCCCGCCTGACCGGCCCCGAGCTCAGGCGCCGGGGAGGGCGAACGGCTCGTAGCAGTCGTAGGTGTCGTGTGCTGCGATGCGGTTGTCACGCACCGTGATGAACCCGGCCATGTGGGAGGTGATCTCTGTGTCGCCGAGCCGGCCGTGCCACACGGACCGCACGGCGGCGCGGTCGCCTGCCACCAGCACCTCGAGAACGTCGATGCGCTGTTCGGTCAGGCGCTCCTTGCCGGCGAGGAACCCCGCCACCGTCTCGTCCACACCCCGAACGTGCCCCGTCGGCGCGATGGGATTCGGCAGCTCGCGCAGCACGGCATCCGGATGCAGCACGGCTCGCAGCTCGTCTTCGGACGAGGCCAGGTCGGCGACGATCGCGAAGTAGCGGCGGATGAGGGCTTCGGTGGTCTCGGCGCTCGTCATAGTGACCACTATGGCGGCGCGCCGGCCTAGCGGCTCGCGCCGCGCGGCGGCCCCGGTTTGCGCCACCCCCCACACTTCTCATTACCGTGGACTCCACGCCGTCGAGAAGGAGAGCCGTGGACGAGTTGCTGGCGAGTGCCGACCCGTGGGAGCAGTGGAGCGCATGGGGCATCGTGTTCGGGATCCTGGTCGGCGTCGTGATCGTCGTCTCGATCGTCGCCGCCGTGGTGCTCGCGATCCTCGGCCGCCGTCACACCTGGCCGAAGGCTTTGAGCACCCGCACCAAGTGGCCGTTCCGCGTCACGCTGCTGCTGCTCGCGCTGATCATCTCGACGGTCGTGGCGCCGATCGGCGAGGACTGGATCACCGGCATCATCCACTTCTTCGTGATCCTGCTCATCATCTCGGTGACGTGGCTGGCCGCGCAGCTGTTCCTGTTCTTCCTGGACTCCGGCGCGCGCCGGTACAACATCATGGAGAAGGACGACGCATCGGCGCGCAAGATCCAGACGCAGATGCAGATCGTGCGGCGCCTCGTCATCGCGACGCTGGTCGTCTTCGCCGTCGGCGCGATCCTCATGACGTTCGACGGCGTGCGTGCCCTCGGGGCGAGCGTGCTGGCATCCGCCGGCGTCGCTTCCATCGTCGCCGGCCTGGCCGCACAGTCGGTGCTCGGCAACCTGTTCGCGGGCGTGCAGCTCGCCTTCAACGAGGCGATCCGCGTCGGCGACGTCGTGGTCGTCGAGGGCGAGTGGGGCCGCATCAACGAGATCACGCTCAGCTACGTCGTGATGCAGGTGTGGGATCAGCGCACCCTCGTGCTGCCGTGCACGTACTTCACCAGCACCCCGTTCGAGAACTGGACGAAGCTCGGCCGTGAGCTGCTGGGCACGGTGTACTTCGACCTCGACTGGCGCATCGACGTCGACGAGATGCGCGCCGAGCTCGACCGCATCCTGGACGACACCGACCTGTGGGACGGCAAGAGCAAGGGCATCGCGGTGACGGATGCCTCGGGCGGCGTGCTGCAGGTGCGCGTCACCGTCAGCGCCGCGGACTCCAGCGCCCTGTGGGACCTGCGCGTTCTCGTGCGCGAGAAGATCGCGGCCTGGGTGCGCCGCGAGGCGCCCGAGGGCCTGCCGGCGCGCCGCATTCTGGCGGAGCGGCCGCTCGTTTCCGGCAGGGAGGATCCCGCGTCCGCGTGACCCCGCGACGGCGGTGCCGGCGAACGGGACGCACGGCTGCCGCTACGGCGAGAACCCGCCGAACAGGCCGCCGAACAGCAGCGCGAAACCGCCGAACTGGGTGAAGATCCAGAACGCGATGATGCCGCCGAAGATGATGGTCACCACCCACGGCACGCCCTTGCGCAGTCGCCGGCCAGGGGCTGCGACACCCGGAGGCGGGCGCAGCGCCGCGAGCGGCGTCTCGAACGGCACCGCCGCGTGGCCGCCGGGCACCGGGTCGACGCCCGCGGCGGCGAGGGGGGCGGATGCCGCCGCCGAACGGGCCGCTGCGGCGGCATCCGCCCTCAGTCGTTCGTCGCGCCAGCGCGCCCACTGCTCGAGCTTGTCGAGCAGCGCGCCCACGACCGAGAACAGCCACGCCCACATCGCCGGGTCGAGGGTCGAGAAGTCCCGCTTGGCGTAGAGGAACAGCCAGTCGTCGACGATCTCGACGTCGAGGGCGGCGGCGTTGTCGATGAAGCGGGCCATGATGTCGGGCGTGAACAGGTAGAGCGCGTCGCGCTCGTACCCGCGCGGGCAGTACAGCGCGAAGTACCGGTCGAAGTCGCCCTCGAGACTCAGCCGCTGGGCACGGTCGAACGTCGACGGCAGGTTCGAGCCGAAGAGGGTGTTGTTGCTCGTCGCGTCGAGCACGATGTGCGGCAGCGGCACGTCGAGCTTGACGGCGACGTAGCCCCACACGTGCGTCGTGCTGTTCTTGCCCGAGCCGGTCGTGTACCGGTAGTTGGCGAACTCGACGAAGCGGGGGCGGTCGCCGCGCACCATGTCCAGCGCCTGGCGCGAGTGACCCTGCCCGAAGATCATCCCCGGCAGCGGGGGCGAGGCGAGCACCGGCCGGTACGACATGCCGTTGGCGCGCGCGAAGCGGTCGAGCCGGTACCACTTCTCGCCCGATCCCAGCATGCGGCGGAAGACGAACACGCCGACGGCGACGAACACCGCGATGACGAAGATCACGGGCACGAGGGCGAGGAACGGCACGAACGACCACTGCCCCTCGCCGAGGGCGCCGAACACCGCCGCGAACACCGCGACGATGACCGACCCGAAGACGTTCGCGAAGACGACCGCCATGAACACGATCACGACGATCAGGAACACATTCCGGTTCGTCGGGACCTGCCCCAGCGCGCGCAGGTTGCGGGTGTGCGCGCGCACGGCGGCGCGATCGACCGGTTCGGTCAGCGGGCGGGCGTCGAACGGCGCGGCTGCCATGCGGCAAACCTACCGGCGCAGGGGCCGCCGGGGGACTGCGGGCTGCGCCGGTAGGAGCCTGGTCAGCGGGCGGTGCTCAGCGCCTCGGCGCGCGCGTGCGCCATCGCGCGCGCCGCGCGCATCCCGAACACCATCGCCGGGCCGATCGTCGAGCCGGGGCCGGGGTAGGTGCGGCCCATGACGGAGGCGGAGTTGTTGCCGGTCGCGTAGAGCCCGTCGATCACGGTGCCGTCCTCGCGCAGGGCGCGGGCGTCGGCATCCGTCACCACTCCGCCCTTGGTGCCGAGATCGCCGGCGACCAGGTGCACGGCCGCGAACGGCGCCTTCTCGAGCGGCCCCAGGTTCGGGTTCGGCCGCACCGTGGGGTCGCCGTAGTAGCGGTCGTAGGCGGACTTGCCGCGGCCGAAGTCGGCATCGACCCCCGTCCGGGCGAACCCGTTGAAACGGTCGATCGTGGCGCGCAGCCGCTGCGGTGCGATGCCGATGGCCGTCGCGAGCTCCTCGACGGATGCCGCCCGGTGAGACAGGCCCTGCTCGGCCATCGCCTTCGTCACGCGCGGATCCATCGCGTAGCTGCGCAGGTAGCGGTGGGCG
This region of Microbacterium thalassium genomic DNA includes:
- a CDS encoding mechanosensitive ion channel family protein, coding for MDELLASADPWEQWSAWGIVFGILVGVVIVVSIVAAVVLAILGRRHTWPKALSTRTKWPFRVTLLLLALIISTVVAPIGEDWITGIIHFFVILLIISVTWLAAQLFLFFLDSGARRYNIMEKDDASARKIQTQMQIVRRLVIATLVVFAVGAILMTFDGVRALGASVLASAGVASIVAGLAAQSVLGNLFAGVQLAFNEAIRVGDVVVVEGEWGRINEITLSYVVMQVWDQRTLVLPCTYFTSTPFENWTKLGRELLGTVYFDLDWRIDVDEMRAELDRILDDTDLWDGKSKGIAVTDASGGVLQVRVTVSAADSSALWDLRVLVREKIAAWVRREAPEGLPARRILAERPLVSGREDPASA
- a CDS encoding nuclear transport factor 2 family protein gives rise to the protein MTSAETTEALIRRYFAIVADLASSEDELRAVLHPDAVLRELPNPIAPTGHVRGVDETVAGFLAGKERLTEQRIDVLEVLVAGDRAAVRSVWHGRLGDTEITSHMAGFITVRDNRIAAHDTYDCYEPFALPGA
- a CDS encoding aldehyde dehydrogenase family protein, producing the protein MTIVEEGVSSVYAAPGERGSVAQYRSRYGHFIGGEWVEPIKGQYFENITPVTGKPFVEVGRGTVEDIDRAVEVAWKAFESYKRTTAAERAIMLNKIADRMEENLEKIAVAETWENGKPVRETLAADIPLAIDHFRYFAGVLRAQEGSLSEIDGDTIAYHFHEPLGVVGQIIPWNFPILMATWKLAPALAAGNCVVLKPAEQTPASILFLMELIEDLIPAGVINIVNGFGIEAGAPLAQHKRIRKVAFTGETTTGRLIMQYASQNLIPVTLELGGKSANVFFEDVCRANDDYYDKALEGFTFFALNQGEVCTCPSRALIQRSVYDQFLGDGLDRVAKIKQGNPLDPETMIGAQASNDQLEKILSYIQIGKDGGAKLLAGGERVDLGGELSGGYYVAPTVFEGTNDMRIFQEEIFGPVVSVTSFDDFDDAIGIANDTLYGLGAGVWSRSGDTAYRAGRAIEAGRVWTNTYHQYPAHAAFGGYKQSGIGRENHLKMLDHYQQTKNLLVSYAEGAMGFF
- a CDS encoding DUF779 domain-containing protein; the protein is MPTPTRVAVTDDAAALLRQLTAQHGKLMFHQSGGCCDGSAPMCYPIGMFMTGPSDVMLGTIEVGLDDPIEVYMSESQFEYWKYTHLTIDVVPGRGAGFSVEGPTGMRFIIRSRMLDDVELEHFGLKEPA